In Nitrospirota bacterium, one DNA window encodes the following:
- a CDS encoding cytochrome c maturation protein CcmE yields MVTLLSHHTARRSSRASCALVLLAALLSLISLPLLVQASNLLEIAELLTHPEQYDRQEVVVTGQVTNVQLATNRQGQPAYGFLLKDQAGTLKVISLGQIEVREGDQVIVEGVFSRLRQAGRTIIYNEIKALSIKPMNRLNPDLVG; encoded by the coding sequence ATGGTCACACTGTTGAGCCATCACACAGCGCGTCGAAGCAGCAGAGCCTCATGTGCCCTGGTTCTGCTAGCCGCTTTACTCTCACTCATCTCGCTCCCATTGCTGGTCCAGGCCTCCAATCTTCTAGAAATCGCTGAGCTGCTCACCCATCCAGAACAGTATGACCGCCAGGAAGTCGTAGTCACCGGACAGGTCACCAACGTCCAGCTCGCGACGAATCGGCAAGGCCAGCCGGCCTACGGATTTCTCTTGAAAGATCAGGCCGGCACGCTGAAGGTCATCAGCCTCGGACAGATCGAAGTTCGGGAAGGCGACCAAGTGATTGTTGAAGGAGTTTTCTCACGCCTTCGCCAGGCAGGCCGCACGATCATTTACAATGAAATCAAAGCGCTCTCGATCAAGCCCATGAATCGGCTCAACCCCGATCTGGTCGGCTAA